In the genome of Bacteroidota bacterium, one region contains:
- a CDS encoding choice-of-anchor I family protein translates to MRKNLTLVLFTLCSVLFHLKGKAQINAQFLGRYSIGTYNSNGGVAEISAFDPGSKRMFVINGPDSTVKIVNIANSANPVLITTLSIKPYGIDINSIACNKKGLIAMAVVDSNGKTNASSIVFTDINGNFISKVKAGANTDHIIFTSDGNKLICANEGEPNVGYTIDPEGSISIIDLSGGAASLTQANVQTAGFTAFNSPAVIDSKIRIFGKIQSGGTFLRNSTVAEDLEPEYITISEDNSTAWVTCQENNAIAVVNINTATVTSLLPLGYKNHVLLGNGLDPSDRDNGSNGALAKIDTFPVFGLFLPDGISSFKSGSQTYLITANEGDARADWGTANVEENRVGDAAYVLDTTKFGGATGVAAIKANTALGRLTVTNRYGDFDNDGKFDSIFAFGGRSFSIWNSTTGALVWDSKDEFEQITKNSYPAYFNAGHTTNALDDRSDNKGPEPESVTVGKIKDSIYAFVALERIGGIMIYNITNPTAPYFVQYINSRNFSVTPSQANLSTVGDLGPEGIAFIPSSESPNGVNMIMLSNEVSGTVAFYTLNTPETEGITKLQDYKNNTSATIGTFQGINYKEAGFSTLFPIPNTNGTEFWTCSDRGVNIDCANANTASCRPTYDKMYAFPSYTPKIHRIRIVGDSIQILQSITIKRPNGTGATGIINPTGLGSTAAEVASTDTVQNCANFNLKTTPKDTFGIDPEGLVVDKAGNFWLCEEGGATIWQLNPNGVLIKRYTPYAHLAGKQSVDVQIDSVFKYRKNNRGFEGISIAPNGKIYAMIQSGILYPTATVGDNSRVHRILEIDPATGNQRMIVYLNDGIIGASGANQIRLSDWKIGDMAAINDSTFLVLEAAARGTSDIKRLYKININQATAVHSGLYGTNTLEGLVDSTGLAAYGIKAVSKTLVIDLLASGWPAVLDKAEGLAIINDSTIAIGNDNDFGQKSALANGIATATGNLSHVITYRISGAKKLANYKPAVLSVSSQSAYVTPAAAGVKIDPILTVGDAAENGYKMVGIPDGTGAYDNNNGTFTLLVNHELGNTVGINRAHGAKGAFVSKWVINKNDLSVVSGADLIQKVNLYTTGIGYTLYNPADTTSKKAFTRFCSADLPSVSAFYNSLTGLGTQERIFMNGEENGTEGRAFGHIATGTNAGTTYELPSLGKFSWENSVASPASGDKTVVAGMDDGTDGQVYFYVGNKTNTGNEMDKAGLTNGRLYGIAVTGLAAEISATVPAPNTAFTMVDLGIVKDSTGLALNNTSNALLVTKFLRPEDGTFDPSNPNDFYFVTTNAFTAPSKMWRLRFNDIKNPTTGGTITAVLDGTEGPKMMDNIGIDKFGHIIIQEDVGNNVHIGKTWQYTIANDKLTLIASHDSTRFINGAANYLTQDEEASGVIDVQDILGAGNFLLVDQAHYATNTEFVEGGQILKMFNPTTANAFAGASPNSSQTPYLTSAAPGVKFNSILSVGDSANNGYKMVGIPDGTGAWDNNNGTFTLLVNHELGNTVGINRAHGAKGAFVSKWVINKNDLSVVSGADLIQKVNLYTTGIGYTLYNPADTTSKKAFTRFCSADLPSVSAFYNSLTGLGTQERIFMNGEENGTEGRAFGHIATGTNAGTTYELPSLGKFSWENSVASPASGDKTVVAGMDDGTDGQVYFYVGNKTNTGNEMDKAGLTNGRLYGIAVTGLAAEISATVPAPNTAFTMVDLGIVKDSTGLALNNTSNALLVTKFLRPEDGTFDPSNPNDFYFVTTNAFTAPSKMWRLRFNDIKNPTTGGTITAVLDGTEGPKMMDNIGIDKFGHIIIQEDVGNNVHIGKTWQYTIANDKLTLIASHDSTRFINGAANYLTQDEEASGVIDVQDILGAGNFLLVDQAHYATNTEFVEGGQILKMFNPATAIGEQLISIGSSRSINNDTVRVRGIITRAWGRFIYIQDSTGAIAVRQSSGAMVDSILSSGLKEGDFVEVVGGRGDFNNYSQINVGNGAFGENSRVTKLSTNATIPAPILVTLKQINTNGEQYESKLVRIVGLKTNSTAATFAASSNTTVWDGPNTGDSTILRVIAAQDTEVEDAPAVTVYKGSFIFEGILAQFCSSPTNGCALGYQLYGVRKKDIMETPLSAFNLLNPTNNTRINTDSANTSAIQVNWNSSVNATKYKWFLTSATGSFNTPLLVVNADNAGADTLLSLTSGGLDAMLANLSVSRGDSIKTKWTVFAYKGVNDSLQATQVFNITLARNKAILGAFSLSAPANNTRLVVEEANTTAVNINWTKSTNAITYKWFLTTVAGNFATPLLRLNANNFGADSILTITSGALDNVLNSLSIKRTDSTVLKWTVYAYLTANDSLKASQDWNINVIRKRILSSFNLTAPANNARVEVEQNNTTPIVITWSASANATKYKWKAATLTGNFTAPLLNMDADNTGADAKLTLTSNALDVILANNGIAKGDSLNLKWTVYAYETTDSLQSAETFNVKLVRMKNVGIPTISSVENINVFPNPSNSDATLAIQLQSTEHTVVSLLDIQGKAVVNVLESDLTAGQHNVNLQTANLQNGVYFVRVTTGNKTTTIKLVVMH, encoded by the coding sequence ATGAGAAAAAATTTGACCCTTGTTCTCTTTACTCTTTGTAGTGTACTATTCCACTTAAAAGGTAAAGCGCAAATTAATGCGCAGTTTTTAGGGCGATATTCTATTGGAACATACAATTCCAATGGAGGTGTAGCCGAAATCTCTGCTTTCGATCCGGGTTCCAAACGTATGTTTGTAATCAATGGACCTGACTCTACAGTTAAAATTGTAAACATTGCAAACTCTGCCAATCCAGTTTTAATTACTACACTTTCTATTAAACCTTATGGTATTGACATCAATTCTATTGCTTGCAATAAAAAAGGTTTAATTGCTATGGCAGTTGTTGATTCGAATGGAAAAACCAATGCTAGTAGCATTGTATTTACCGATATTAATGGAAACTTTATAAGTAAAGTAAAGGCCGGTGCAAATACTGATCATATTATATTTACTTCAGATGGAAATAAATTAATATGTGCCAACGAAGGTGAACCCAATGTAGGTTATACAATAGACCCGGAAGGTTCTATTTCAATTATTGATTTAAGCGGAGGTGCGGCTTCGTTAACACAAGCCAATGTGCAAACTGCCGGTTTTACTGCTTTTAACTCTCCTGCTGTTATTGATTCAAAGATTAGAATTTTTGGAAAAATTCAGTCGGGTGGTACTTTTTTGCGTAATTCAACGGTTGCCGAAGATTTAGAACCAGAATACATAACCATTTCTGAAGATAATTCAACAGCATGGGTTACTTGCCAGGAAAATAATGCCATTGCAGTGGTAAACATTAATACTGCTACAGTAACAAGTTTATTACCATTAGGCTATAAAAACCATGTACTTTTAGGAAACGGTTTAGACCCATCAGACAGAGATAATGGTTCAAATGGTGCTTTAGCTAAAATAGATACTTTTCCTGTTTTTGGTTTGTTTTTACCTGATGGAATTTCATCGTTTAAAAGTGGAAGCCAAACTTATTTAATCACAGCCAATGAGGGAGATGCCCGCGCTGATTGGGGTACTGCCAACGTTGAAGAAAATAGAGTGGGTGATGCTGCCTATGTGTTAGATACTACTAAATTCGGTGGCGCTACCGGAGTGGCTGCTATCAAAGCCAATACTGCTTTAGGTCGTTTAACCGTTACAAACCGTTATGGCGATTTTGATAACGATGGGAAATTTGATAGTATTTTTGCTTTTGGAGGTCGCTCGTTTTCTATTTGGAATAGCACTACCGGAGCTTTGGTTTGGGATAGTAAAGATGAATTTGAACAAATTACAAAAAATAGTTACCCGGCTTATTTTAATGCAGGACATACTACCAATGCTCTTGACGATAGAAGTGATAACAAAGGACCTGAGCCGGAAAGTGTAACTGTTGGAAAAATTAAAGACAGTATTTATGCTTTTGTTGCTTTAGAAAGAATTGGTGGTATAATGATTTATAATATTACCAATCCAACTGCACCTTACTTTGTACAATATATTAATTCCAGAAATTTTAGTGTTACTCCAAGTCAGGCTAATTTGTCTACTGTGGGCGATTTAGGTCCTGAGGGAATTGCATTTATTCCTAGTTCAGAAAGTCCAAATGGTGTAAATATGATTATGCTTTCGAACGAAGTAAGTGGCACGGTAGCATTTTATACTTTAAATACACCGGAAACAGAAGGTATAACCAAATTACAAGATTATAAAAATAATACTTCGGCTACCATTGGAACATTTCAAGGCATCAATTACAAAGAAGCTGGTTTCTCCACTTTATTTCCTATTCCAAATACCAATGGAACAGAGTTTTGGACTTGCTCTGACCGTGGGGTGAATATTGATTGTGCCAATGCTAATACAGCAAGTTGCAGACCTACTTACGATAAAATGTATGCATTCCCTTCATACACGCCTAAAATTCATCGCATACGTATTGTTGGTGACTCTATACAAATTTTACAAAGTATTACCATAAAACGTCCGAATGGAACTGGTGCTACCGGTATTATTAATCCAACAGGATTAGGAAGTACCGCAGCCGAAGTAGCTTCAACTGATACTGTTCAGAATTGTGCTAACTTTAATTTAAAAACAACTCCTAAAGATACTTTTGGTATAGACCCTGAAGGATTGGTAGTTGATAAAGCGGGTAACTTCTGGTTATGCGAAGAAGGCGGAGCTACTATTTGGCAGTTAAATCCAAATGGTGTTTTAATTAAAAGATATACTCCTTACGCTCATTTAGCAGGTAAACAATCTGTAGATGTTCAAATTGATTCTGTTTTTAAATACCGCAAAAACAACCGTGGATTTGAAGGCATTTCAATTGCTCCAAACGGAAAAATTTATGCAATGATACAAAGTGGTATTTTATACCCAACCGCTACAGTTGGTGATAACAGCAGGGTTCATCGCATATTGGAAATTGACCCTGCAACCGGCAATCAACGCATGATAGTTTATTTAAATGATGGTATCATAGGAGCAAGCGGTGCTAACCAAATTAGATTAAGTGATTGGAAAATTGGTGATATGGCTGCTATTAACGATAGTACATTTTTAGTATTAGAAGCAGCAGCAAGAGGAACAAGTGATATTAAACGTTTATACAAGATAAATATAAACCAGGCTACAGCTGTACATTCAGGTTTATATGGAACAAATACTTTAGAAGGTTTAGTTGACTCAACAGGTTTAGCTGCTTATGGAATTAAAGCAGTAAGCAAAACTTTGGTTATTGATTTATTAGCAAGTGGCTGGCCTGCGGTTTTAGATAAAGCAGAAGGTTTAGCCATTATCAATGATAGCACCATTGCTATTGGAAACGATAATGATTTTGGACAAAAATCTGCTCTTGCAAATGGTATTGCTACCGCAACAGGTAATCTAAGTCATGTAATTACTTACCGTATAAGTGGTGCTAAAAAATTAGCAAATTATAAACCGGCTGTTTTATCAGTATCTTCTCAATCGGCATATGTAACACCAGCAGCAGCCGGTGTAAAAATAGATCCAATTCTTACCGTTGGTGATGCCGCTGAAAATGGCTATAAAATGGTTGGTATTCCTGATGGAACAGGAGCTTACGATAACAACAATGGAACATTTACATTATTAGTTAACCATGAGTTGGGAAATACAGTTGGTATTAACCGTGCACATGGAGCTAAAGGTGCTTTTGTTTCTAAATGGGTAATCAATAAAAACGATTTATCCGTTGTAAGTGGTGCTGATTTAATTCAAAAAGTAAATTTATATACTACAGGAATTGGGTATACTTTATACAATCCAGCTGATACTACAAGTAAAAAAGCGTTCACTCGTTTTTGCTCCGCTGATTTACCTTCGGTTTCTGCTTTCTATAATTCACTTACCGGATTAGGAACACAAGAGCGTATATTTATGAATGGTGAAGAAAATGGAACAGAGGGAAGAGCTTTTGGACACATTGCTACAGGAACGAATGCCGGTACTACATACGAGTTACCTTCTTTAGGTAAATTCTCATGGGAAAACTCAGTAGCATCTCCTGCTTCAGGTGACAAAACAGTAGTAGCCGGAATGGATGATGGAACAGATGGACAAGTTTATTTTTATGTAGGTAATAAAACCAATACAGGAAATGAAATGGACAAAGCCGGCTTAACCAATGGTAGATTATATGGAATAGCTGTAACAGGTTTAGCTGCTGAAATAAGTGCAACTGTTCCTGCTCCTAACACAGCCTTTACTATGGTTGATTTAGGAATAGTTAAAGATTCAACAGGTTTGGCTTTAAATAATACAAGTAATGCTTTATTGGTAACTAAGTTTTTAAGACCAGAAGATGGCACTTTTGACCCTTCAAATCCTAACGACTTTTATTTTGTAACTACCAATGCATTTACCGCTCCAAGCAAAATGTGGAGATTACGTTTTAATGATATTAAGAACCCTACAACTGGTGGAACTATAACTGCGGTGTTAGATGGTACTGAAGGTCCTAAAATGATGGACAATATAGGTATTGATAAATTTGGTCATATTATTATTCAAGAAGATGTAGGAAATAATGTTCATATAGGTAAAACATGGCAATACACTATTGCTAATGACAAATTAACTTTAATCGCTTCACACGATTCTACTAGATTTATAAATGGTGCTGCTAATTACTTAACACAAGATGAAGAAGCTTCTGGAGTAATTGATGTACAAGATATATTAGGTGCTGGTAATTTCTTATTGGTTGACCAAGCTCATTATGCTACCAATACTGAATTTGTAGAAGGTGGACAAATTTTAAAAATGTTTAATCCTACTACGGCCAATGCTTTTGCAGGTGCTTCACCTAATTCGTCACAAACTCCTTATTTAACTTCGGCTGCTCCAGGAGTGAAATTTAATTCCATCCTTTCTGTAGGCGATAGTGCTAACAATGGTTACAAAATGGTTGGTATACCTGATGGAACAGGTGCTTGGGATAATAACAATGGAACATTTACATTATTAGTTAACCATGAGTTGGGAAATACAGTTGGTATTAACCGTGCACATGGAGCTAAAGGTGCTTTTGTTTCTAAATGGGTAATCAATAAAAACGATTTATCCGTTGTAAGTGGTGCTGATTTAATTCAAAAAGTAAATTTATATACTACAGGAATTGGGTATACTTTATACAATCCAGCTGATACTACAAGTAAAAAAGCGTTCACTCGTTTTTGCTCCGCTGATTTACCTTCGGTTTCTGCTTTCTATAATTCACTTACCGGATTAGGAACACAAGAGCGTATATTTATGAATGGTGAAGAAAATGGAACAGAGGGAAGAGCTTTTGGACACATTGCTACAGGAACGAATGCCGGTACTACATACGAGTTACCTTCTTTAGGTAAATTCTCATGGGAAAACTCAGTAGCATCTCCTGCTTCAGGTGACAAAACAGTAGTAGCCGGAATGGATGATGGAACAGATGGACAAGTTTATTTTTATGTAGGTAATAAAACCAATACAGGAAATGAAATGGACAAAGCCGGCTTAACCAATGGTAGATTATATGGAATAGCTGTAACAGGTTTAGCTGCTGAAATAAGTGCAACTGTTCCTGCTCCTAACACAGCCTTTACTATGGTTGATTTAGGAATAGTTAAAGATTCAACAGGTTTGGCTTTAAATAATACAAGTAATGCTTTATTGGTAACTAAGTTTTTAAGACCAGAAGATGGCACTTTTGACCCTTCAAATCCTAACGACTTTTATTTTGTAACTACCAATGCATTTACCGCTCCAAGCAAAATGTGGAGATTACGTTTTAATGATATTAAGAACCCTACAACTGGTGGAACTATAACTGCGGTGTTAGATGGTACTGAAGGTCCTAAAATGATGGACAATATAGGTATTGATAAATTTGGTCATATTATTATTCAAGAAGATGTAGGAAATAATGTTCATATAGGTAAAACATGGCAATACACTATTGCTAATGACAAATTAACTTTAATCGCTTCACACGATTCTACTAGATTTATAAATGGTGCTGCTAATTACTTAACACAAGATGAAGAAGCTTCTGGAGTAATTGATGTACAAGATATATTAGGTGCTGGTAATTTCTTATTGGTTGACCAAGCTCATTATGCTACTAATACTGAATTTGTAGAAGGTGGACAAATTTTAAAAATGTTTAATCCTGCTACGGCTATCGGAGAACAATTAATTTCTATTGGATCATCACGCTCAATTAACAACGACACAGTAAGAGTTAGAGGTATAATTACCAGAGCTTGGGGTAGATTTATTTATATTCAAGATTCAACAGGAGCTATTGCTGTTCGTCAATCTTCTGGTGCCATGGTTGATTCCATTTTAAGCAGTGGTTTAAAAGAAGGCGATTTTGTAGAAGTAGTTGGAGGAAGAGGTGATTTTAACAATTATTCTCAAATTAATGTTGGAAATGGTGCATTTGGTGAAAATAGCAGAGTAACTAAATTAAGTACAAATGCAACTATTCCTGCTCCAATATTAGTAACACTAAAACAAATAAATACCAATGGTGAGCAGTATGAAAGTAAATTAGTACGTATAGTAGGTTTAAAAACCAACAGCACTGCCGCTACCTTTGCTGCAAGTAGCAATACTACCGTTTGGGATGGTCCGAATACTGGCGACAGTACTATACTAAGAGTCATTGCTGCACAAGATACCGAAGTAGAAGATGCACCGGCAGTAACTGTTTATAAAGGTTCATTCATTTTTGAGGGTATTTTAGCACAGTTCTGTTCATCGCCAACCAACGGTTGTGCATTAGGTTATCAATTATATGGAGTGCGTAAAAAAGATATCATGGAAACACCTTTATCAGCATTCAATTTATTGAACCCAACTAACAATACAAGAATAAATACAGATAGTGCAAATACTTCAGCTATTCAGGTAAACTGGAACAGTTCAGTAAATGCAACTAAATACAAATGGTTCTTAACATCAGCTACAGGTAGCTTTAATACACCTTTATTGGTTGTAAATGCTGACAATGCAGGTGCCGATACTTTGTTAAGTTTAACATCAGGTGGATTAGATGCTATGTTGGCTAACTTAAGTGTAAGCAGAGGTGATTCAATTAAAACCAAATGGACTGTATTTGCTTACAAAGGTGTGAACGATTCATTACAAGCTACACAAGTATTTAATATAACATTGGCTCGTAACAAAGCAATACTTGGTGCATTTAGTTTATCAGCTCCGGCTAACAATACCAGACTGGTAGTAGAAGAAGCAAACACAACTGCAGTAAATATTAACTGGACAAAATCGACCAATGCAATTACTTACAAATGGTTTTTAACTACTGTAGCAGGCAATTTTGCTACACCATTGTTACGCTTAAATGCAAATAATTTTGGTGCTGATAGTATATTAACCATCACAAGTGGAGCATTAGACAATGTATTGAATTCATTAAGTATTAAACGTACCGATTCAACAGTATTAAAATGGACAGTGTATGCTTATTTAACAGCTAACGATTCATTAAAAGCAAGTCAGGATTGGAACATAAATGTAATTCGTAAACGTATATTAAGTTCATTTAACTTAACAGCTCCGGCTAACAATGCAAGGGTAGAAGTAGAACAAAACAATACTACTCCAATTGTTATTACATGGTCAGCTTCAGCTAATGCAACTAAATACAAATGGAAAGCAGCTACCCTAACAGGTAACTTTACAGCTCCTTTATTAAACATGGATGCTGATAATACAGGAGCAGATGCTAAGTTAACATTAACCAGCAATGCTTTAGATGTAATACTTGCCAATAACGGAATAGCCAAAGGCGATTCGTTAAACTTAAAATGGACAGTGTATGCTTATGAAACAACCGATTCATTACAGTCAGCTGAAACATTTAATGTTAAGTTGGTACGTATGAAAAACGTGGGTATTCCTACCATTTCATCAGTAGAAAACATCAATGTGTTTCCTAATCCAAGTAACAGCGATGCTACATTGGCTATTCAATTACAATCAACAGAACATACTGTAGTTTCCTTATTAGACATACAAGGTAAAGCAGTAGTAAATGTATTGGAAAGCGATTTAACAGCAGGACAGCATAACGTTAACCTGCAAACAGCTAACTTACAAAACGGAGTTTATTTTGTAAGAGTAACAACAGGTAATAAAACCACTACTATAAAATTAGTAGTAATGCATTAA
- the acs gene encoding acetate--CoA ligase, whose translation MSYPYQIKSFDDYKEAYQESIENPEAFWASVADHFQWQKKWDKVSDWNFKEPDIKWFEGAKLNITENCLDRHIEKLGNKPAIIWEPNDQEEAHRVLTYKELLFKVKQFAHVLKNNGVKKGDRVCLYMGMIPELAIAVLACARIGAIHSVIFGGFSAQSIADRLTDANAEFIITCDGAYRGNKDIPLKSVIDDALVACKFVKRVIVCTRTRTSVSMIKGRDVWWEDEIKKVETQGNPDYPAAEMDAEDILFILYTSGSTGKPKGVVHTTAGYMVWANYTFVNVFQYQTGQIHFCTADIGWITGHSYIIYGPLSAGATTLMFEGIPTWPDAGRLWDVVDKHKVDILYTAPTAIRSLMGFGLDYVKNKDLSSLKVLGSVGEPINEEAWQWFYKNIGKEKCPVVDTWWQTETGGIMISNFAGVTPQKPTYATLPMPGVLPCLVDENGNEILGNNVSGNLCIKQPWPGIIRTTYNDHERCRTAYFATYNNMYFTGDGCLRDEEGNYRITGRVDDVLNVSGHRIGTAEVENAINMHSGVVESAVVGYPHDIKGQGIYAYVIFDGMHENESLTRQDIAQTVSRIIGAIAKPDKIQFVKGLPKTRSGKIMRRILRKIAEGETGNLGDTSTLLDPLVVDEIKSGALV comes from the coding sequence ATGTCGTATCCCTATCAAATAAAAAGCTTTGATGACTACAAAGAAGCTTACCAAGAAAGTATAGAAAACCCGGAAGCTTTTTGGGCTTCTGTTGCTGATCATTTTCAATGGCAAAAAAAATGGGATAAAGTTTCGGACTGGAATTTTAAAGAACCAGATATTAAATGGTTTGAAGGAGCTAAGCTTAATATAACTGAAAACTGTTTAGACAGACACATAGAAAAATTAGGCAATAAACCTGCTATTATTTGGGAGCCTAATGACCAAGAGGAAGCACACCGGGTTTTAACCTATAAAGAATTATTGTTTAAAGTAAAGCAGTTTGCGCATGTACTTAAAAACAATGGTGTAAAAAAAGGCGACCGTGTTTGCTTATACATGGGTATGATTCCGGAGCTAGCTATAGCTGTTTTAGCTTGTGCAAGGATTGGTGCTATTCACTCCGTTATATTCGGAGGGTTCTCTGCTCAATCCATTGCCGACAGGTTAACAGATGCCAATGCTGAATTTATAATAACCTGCGATGGTGCTTATCGTGGCAATAAAGATATTCCTTTAAAAAGCGTAATAGATGATGCATTGGTAGCCTGTAAGTTTGTTAAACGCGTGATAGTATGTACACGAACCAGAACATCGGTAAGTATGATTAAAGGCCGTGATGTATGGTGGGAAGACGAAATAAAGAAAGTAGAAACACAAGGCAATCCTGATTACCCTGCTGCCGAAATGGATGCCGAAGATATTTTATTCATACTCTATACTTCAGGCTCAACAGGTAAACCCAAAGGCGTAGTGCATACTACTGCAGGTTATATGGTTTGGGCTAATTATACTTTTGTAAATGTATTTCAATACCAAACGGGGCAAATACATTTTTGCACGGCTGATATTGGTTGGATTACGGGGCATAGTTATATTATATACGGACCTTTAAGCGCAGGAGCTACTACCTTAATGTTTGAAGGCATACCTACCTGGCCCGATGCAGGCAGGCTTTGGGATGTAGTAGATAAACACAAAGTAGATATATTATATACAGCACCAACAGCCATTAGAAGTTTAATGGGCTTTGGTTTGGATTATGTAAAGAACAAAGATTTAAGTTCTTTAAAAGTTTTGGGTTCCGTTGGTGAACCAATTAATGAAGAAGCATGGCAATGGTTTTATAAAAATATAGGTAAAGAAAAATGTCCGGTGGTTGATACCTGGTGGCAAACCGAAACAGGCGGCATTATGATTTCAAACTTTGCAGGGGTAACACCACAAAAACCAACCTATGCTACTTTACCTATGCCGGGAGTTTTACCTTGTTTGGTTGATGAAAATGGAAATGAAATTTTAGGCAACAACGTAAGTGGTAACTTATGTATTAAACAACCGTGGCCGGGTATTATACGCACAACTTATAACGACCATGAGCGTTGCCGGACAGCTTATTTTGCTACCTATAATAATATGTACTTTACAGGCGATGGTTGCTTGCGCGATGAAGAAGGCAATTATAGAATTACTGGTAGAGTAGATGATGTACTCAATGTAAGCGGACACCGCATTGGCACTGCCGAAGTAGAAAATGCTATAAATATGCATAGTGGTGTGGTGGAAAGTGCTGTAGTGGGTTACCCGCATGATATAAAAGGACAAGGCATTTATGCCTATGTAATATTTGATGGCATGCATGAAAACGAAAGTTTAACCCGTCAGGATATAGCGCAAACAGTTTCGCGTATTATAGGAGCCATAGCCAAACCCGATAAAATTCAATTTGTAAAAGGATTGCCCAAAACCCGCAGCGGAAAAATTATGCGTAGAATACTGCGTAAAATAGCCGAAGGCGAAACCGGTAATTTAGGCGATACATCCACCTTACTCGACCCTTTGGTAGTGGACGAAATAAAAAGCGGTGCTTTGGTTTAA
- a CDS encoding DUF779 domain-containing protein — protein MVKRILVSNEAAQVIAQLKEIQGPLMFHQSGGCCDGSQPMCFAKGEFIIGSSDVCLGTIEDCEFWMSKDQFEYWQHTQLTVDITQGHGSSFSLEIPMGLRFIIQSRLITADEAINLEPVTFKED, from the coding sequence ATGGTAAAACGAATATTGGTAAGTAATGAAGCAGCGCAGGTAATTGCGCAGTTAAAAGAAATACAGGGTCCATTAATGTTTCACCAAAGTGGTGGTTGTTGCGATGGTTCACAACCGATGTGTTTTGCCAAAGGCGAATTTATAATTGGCTCCAGCGATGTATGTTTAGGTACCATTGAAGATTGCGAATTCTGGATGAGTAAAGACCAGTTTGAATATTGGCAACATACGCAGTTAACGGTTGATATTACACAAGGACACGGTTCAAGTTTTTCGCTGGAAATTCCAATGGGCTTACGCTTTATTATACAATCGCGCTTAATTACAGCCGATGAAGCAATAAATCTGGAGCCTGTCACTTTTAAAGAAGACTGA